A region of the Pseudomonadota bacterium genome:
CCGCACAGATGGCCAGGCGCACCGGCGTGGCCGCGAACAGACGGCGTGCGGCGTCCTCGGCGCGCGCCATTCCCGGGCCCGTCTCCTGCAGGCGCACGCTACGGCCTCGCCAGACCCCGTGCAGACGACCGTCACCGCCCTGCAGGCTGGGCGCGATGCGACGACGCACCTCGACCGACTCTTCCGGCACGGCCATGAAGATGGCCACGTCACAGCCGATCAGACGACGTTCACGCGACATCAGCAGGCGGTCTCCAGGGGAGGCAGGCGTGGGAACCTTCATCCCCGCGCGGGCGCGGCCGTGCTGGCGCCCTGAGTCCTTCCCTTGCGGTACGGGGTGAGGTTGTCTCGTCGCTGATACATGCCGAGTGCGTACAGCGGGAAGTAGATGCAGTAGTAGTGGTACTTGAGATAGAACACGCGGGGGAAGCCGGTGCCCGTCCACCACGTCTCGTTCCAGGTGCCGTCGGCGCACTGGGTGCGCACGAGGTAGTCGATGCCGCGACGCACACTGTCGCTGTCGTAGTCTCCGGCCGACATGATTCCCATGAGGGCCCACGCGGTCTGCGACGCGGTGCTCGGGCCCTGACCCCGAAGCTTGGGGAACTCATAGGAATCAGCGGTCTCACCCCACCCACCGTCGGGGTTCTGGTGCTCCCGCAGCCAGGTCGCGCCGGCCTGCACCCACGACTGGCGCATGTCGGCGCCGATGGCCTCGAGACCGCGCAGCACCTGCCAGGTGCCGTAGATGTAGTTCACGCCCCAGCGCCCGTACCAGCAGCCGTCCGGCTCCTGCTCACGCTGCAGGAACGCGATGGCGCGCTGCACCGGCGCGTCAGCCATGGAGTGGGTGCCGAGGCGCCCCAGCGCCTCGAGAACCCGTGCCGTGATGTCGGCGGTGGGCGGATCGAGCATGGCGTTGTGGTCTGCAAACGGGACGTGGGTGAAGATCTGGCGATCGTTGTCGACATCGAAGGCCGCCCACCCGCCGTTTCGGCACTGCATGGCCATCATCCAGTCGACACCGCGCCGGATGGCCGCCACGCGTCGTTCGTCGTCGCCCTCGGGGAGGCGGATGGTGTCAAGACCCATGAGCACCATGGTGGTATCGTCGACGTCCGGATAGAACTCGTTGGCGTACTCGAAGTACCAGCCGCCGATGGGCATGTTGCGTCGATAGCGGTGCACGTCAGCCGCCTGCTTCACCTCACGATCGAGGAACCAGCGCGCGGCCCGCTGCATGGACGGGTGGTCACCCGCAAGCCCGGCGCCCTGGACGCACACCGACGTGAGCGCCGTATCCCACACCGGGCTGAAGCAGGGCTGCATGCGCAGGGTGTCGCCCTCGCGGATCTCGAGCGCCTCGACCTCGGCCATGGCCTGCCGCATGAGCGGGTCGTCGCTCGCGTGCCCCGTGAGATGGAGCACCATGACGGTGTTGACCATGGGCGGGAAGATGGCGCCGACACCACCGCTCTTCTCC
Encoded here:
- the shc gene encoding squalene--hopene cyclase, with translation MQAQSPSSGAPQNEQAPSSASVDQAVERTQQWLQGVQQPEGFWCAELQGDTILESEYAMLIYFLEHRVTEKMHLLAEYLRRHQHPDGGWVMYPDGPVDVSASVKAYFILKLVGDSPDAPHMERARQVILRKGGVTACNSFTKFGLSMFGQYEWAAVPAIPPEIILLPNSAYFNIYAMSSWSRAMVITMAIIWHHKPVVPVPANARIDELFVGGRDLARMKMRFSDNLVSWRNFFLTVDRVLKVVEGLGVRPFRDTSLRRCKAWMVEHMEKSGGVGAIFPPMVNTVMVLHLTGHASDDPLMRQAMAEVEALEIREGDTLRMQPCFSPVWDTALTSVCVQGAGLAGDHPSMQRAARWFLDREVKQAADVHRYRRNMPIGGWYFEYANEFYPDVDDTTMVLMGLDTIRLPEGDDERRVAAIRRGVDWMMAMQCRNGGWAAFDVDNDRQIFTHVPFADHNAMLDPPTADITARVLEALGRLGTHSMADAPVQRAIAFLQREQEPDGCWYGRWGVNYIYGTWQVLRGLEAIGADMRQSWVQAGATWLREHQNPDGGWGETADSYEFPKLRGQGPSTASQTAWALMGIMSAGDYDSDSVRRGIDYLVRTQCADGTWNETWWTGTGFPRVFYLKYHYYCIYFPLYALGMYQRRDNLTPYRKGRTQGASTAAPARG